TGTAGttacattttgctatattttaaattaaactctTATGTGTGTAATTCGAGTATAGGGGAACATTTTGAgttaaaatatgatttttttttttttttttcccttttcgtTAGAAGCATGATATGATCGGTCTCAATATACATTTTCACAAGTAAAAAAGGTATATAAATTTGAAATGTCATGACTTttgttgaagaaaagaaaaaatgagccAACTGATTACTTTTCTGTTGTTGATCTTTGAAATAAGTTACAGTTTTAGTTTGAATGTTCGACTTAGATAGTATGATTGACAGCCGCATCaagtttttacttttcaaaactATTATATTTTCTTCTAAATGATTGATCATTAAATCTTCATCGAATTAACAAAGAAATTCTATATATTTAGTTTAGTCTTTCTTGGTGAAATCTAGGACAAATTAatatggagattcttaattgtCTTCTGCAACAAACGACTCAAGTCAAATGACTGCAGATTTGCAAGGAGCTAAACATCaaaatgttcatttatggataaGCTATAATTGTCGCAGCTTGTCCAGCATCAATAGAGAGATCGTTGTATTGTCAAAAAGGAAACATGAAGGGAGGGAGGGGCAAATCACAACACTACTACTCATTGACCGCAGATTTGTTGAACGAAACACATTGTCATAGAGTATCGGTCGCTACAACCAAACAGAGCGCTGATATGAGCTCATGTCATCAAGATTTAAAATATCCATAAGTTAGAAGGTTCGACCTAGATAATAAACGATACCTTAGACATCATTTTAAAAGTTCACAAAAAGATAgataaaagaataatgaaaGGATAGAGAGAGATGGAACAGGAGATGAAAAAAAGGTGgatttctcttctttttctttttctctttttcttttgagaGTGCACGAACACatatatatttgatttaatGGAATCTGGCAATACTGATCAATACCAAAACACTCCCTCCTAATTGTTAACATCTTTGGAGGGAAAGGCATTGAGAGTTTAAGAATAAACTGGAGTTAATTGGTGAAAACAGCAAAGTGAAACCAGAATTCTTATGCTTTAAACAATTACCATAACTCATTTCTGTTTCTCACAATTCCATGGAACTCTCTAAGTTTTCAAATTCATCTATCTAAGATATGCATAATGAGATGAATGCGGGAAGTAGGCAAGactaaaaaaaacacaaaaacaagCAACTCTTCACTCTAGAAACTTAAAAAAGTTGTTGTCAAATATCTATCTCTGGAAAAGTTTTCCAACAAATCCTTGAAAGGAGTTCCCCATCCCAGCACCTACAGCTTCTGCCAGATACTTTGCCTGCATAACCTCAATCAAAAGAATTTGCATTTCAGATAAATTTCCTCATTAGGGCATGTTACAATATTTGAACCGAAAAGTGCACAATTGGTACCTCTTGGATGGTTTTCTTTATATCAAAAGCATCTTTCAGGCGATTGTCCAAGAAAGTCCATGTATCTTGAAAACCTACGGGGAAGGAGAAAAATGGCAGATTTTCAATCACATCATAGAGATGTCTGCGAGTCATGTCTATCAATGATCAATGATATAAACGAATGAGCAAAATGAAAAGAGGTTTTGAAGAATTTCTAGTATTTAGTTACAAGGAGTAGGAAGTCAGTTGGATATCAGATATTTTTGTCCGGCTGACCCAATCCCAGCACCGTTTATGCAAAATGACCTAGTACTAGAAAACTAATGGAAGTAACACTTTACTTATGTCACAGAGCACTCCATCACACAACCTGAATGCATTAGTGCATTGGGGATGTCTTGTTCATCGTGAAATAGTTGGAGCACTGACGcgacttttatttttaatcttgGTTGGCCGATTGTTGATTTTACAAAAATCTAAACTGAAATGAATATCACATCAGGGGTCAAATTATTTCGCAATAGGAGGGATGTCTCTTACGTGATAGAGCTCGTAACGTCAACAAAAGGTTagttttcattcatttttcaGGATTGGGTCATCTCAAATTAACACCTTGAGAAATGGATCGTCCATATAAAAACCTCTGACAATCCATCCAACAAGGAAAAGGATTTAGAGTTCAAGCAAATTCAAAATCAAAGTCAAGGAACTCGAGAAAATGCACCTGGAGAACTATCAGTGAGCATGTATATCTCAGTTGTTGAGTATATTCCTCCCAAAATAGTGCGCTTGACGTACCAATCAATGTCAGACGTGTCACCGCCAGCAGCATGCCATATCTCATCAACAAGCATTGCCCGTTGTTTAAAGCTAGTTGCTAGATTTGCTGGTTGTGCCTGTAGGACCAACTCATAACTACTACTACTTTTTAAGATCCCGATCAGGTATTCCATGTTAAATATGTTGAAGGGTATGCTGTACCAAGAATGATACCTGGATACTAAGAGCCTGAGCCCATTTTGATATAAAGGGAGTTTGCATTTCTAGGCGAGCCCTAACAAGCTTGTAAACACGTTCACGAAGTATCAAATTCTTAAGGCCTTCGTCTGCCTCAATTAGATCGATGAGCTGCTGTAAGCAATCATCCATGAAAAACTGAAATGGAAAGAGAATGTAAATCCCTCGATCAGTCAGGCAGACAGCAGACTAGTAGAAGAGAGAAGCCACTTAAAAGCACACAATCAAACAGATGAACCATAGATAGCAACTTAAAGTTAATTTCCAAAATAGAACaacataaaaagaaatgttAGCTTACTAGCACAAGAAAGTTAATGAGATTAAACCATCTGCTATGGTTGTTTTGTTTGTGCATCttgaaaaactatttaaaacttTTTATCACGAATAAGATTGTGCAAGCGATCAGActgaataaacttagaacaatagGAACGAACAAGAAGAAATTATAAATAACAATGTGATtgtataaataacaaaaatctCCTAGAGGAACCCTGATAATTTGATAGATCTAATGAACTATGAATATAAAAAGGAACACTGCAGATTTTGAACTAACTAGGAGGCAAGGTCAAGAACTTCATGCTTATTAACCTCAGTGCCCTGTATGTAAGCAATACACATGACAGATTCGAAAAATGGGGAAAGTAAATCAAGAAAAGAAGAGTGTACCTCGACTAGTTCAGCTTCCTTCCTGGCAAAGGATCCAACAATGGAAGGTGACATCCCAATATCCCTTGCACCAGCAATCATGGCCGCCTCGGTCCAACCTAGCTTCACCTGTAATATTTCACAAATGCAAAATTCGACTTAAAATCTCTAAAtcttgaaaaagttaaaaattgaATCAAACCAAGGAGACCTCAGTTCTTGCAATAAAGCCAGCTCTACATGCCAGTTACAGTAGAAGATAAGAAATGATAAAATTTCTGATAGAATCGAAAAGGGGCATCCATTTTTCTGTGTAGAACTTTGAATTACAACTAAATAAATTACGGGAAACTAAAATATATGAGAGGTCAGACCACATGGGAAAGAGCAGCCTGGAGGATGCGAGCCTGCTCCTCTTGATACTCAACTCTCGGCCGCCGATTCTCATGGCTTCGGGTTTCTTCGCCGGAAGTTGATGTGGaccaagaagaagatgaagaagatgcaGAATCGGTAGAAGTAGGAGTCTCTTGACGAATATGGTGTTGATTGGGTATTTGAGAATTAGGAAATTCATGTGAATTGGTAGCTGTGGAGAAGGAGCAATGGTCAGGGAAAGTGGAAGGCGATGGCAACCTGAGACGGTGATGAATGCCATTTCTGCCAGGGGTCAAGCCGCCGATCAGACGCTTCGCCGCCGTTCGATACATGTCTCCGTCGGTCCGCCGCTATGGAAATGATGGGGTGAGTCTGTGATTTGTTAGttaattttttcacaaaagagaaaaaaaagagtcCAAAGCAATAATAGGTTCCACGTAGCGATGTATTTCAACGCCACGTGGCCTTTTGACAACCAAAATATTTGTATATGTAATAAAATTGCAAAATATATTCATGTCTTTGCatgaaattataattatttaattttgatcaAAAGAAAACACTTCGAATAATCAAATTTAAGAGTTGGTGAAACTAAATTAAGATAGTATTTAAATCGACATGGACGGATAATAAGACTCGTTCATTTTGATATTGTTGTTAAGACTGCTACATTAACTAGATGAGAGGATGGTAGtgtatttataaaaagaaaacaactaTTTTTGATAGCACGAGACCTTTTAGgtgaaataaaaaaagtaaaatcgTTAGGGTTATGCTAAAAATGAGTAATATTAGAGATATATAAAAGTCCATTATCCCTAACAAGTGGTATAGAGTCATGCCCTAACTTAACCATTTTAGTTTGTTAGATTTCTTGGTGCAAAATAAAGAAGTGGGTGACCACGAAAAATCTAGTCGTGGTAATCTATTAGAAGGAGAACAACTATCTTGTTAATAGTAAAAACATTATGGATTTAACCAAAAGTAAAACTGAAGTAACAAATATCGTACcaatttaaattattgtttgaTTTGTGTTTAggattatatttataataaataatataaagtaaGAGGGATTATGGTCAAAGTAGACAAGATCTTACCAATTAGTTGTTGATTAAAGCTGAATCTAAGCTACCATTAGGTAATTTAGCCAAAATACTATTTCGCTTCTATTTGATTCAATCAGATTTCAAAACTAATACTTATAGAGcttcaattttgaaaaataattttcgATTGTGTTTGCTTAAACTTTATCATTAGTTAACTCATGTAAAATGGCGTGACATATTGAGTgacaatttctatttttattttttgtaattaAAATTAGCTTATGTGGTTTAAAGCCATGAATTAAACGAAAAATTTTGGTTCTAATAGATGATATGATATCAAATTTGTTTTCACTCATCTACGTAAATTTTTAGATCGTCATTCAATGATTTAAGATAGGAATCTATCATTTAAGAGTTTGAATAGTACTTATAGGGTTATATATAGTAAACCATCACAAATTCTTCTCATCTCTTTGCTTTATGTACACACTTCACCATCTCAACCGAACCAAAATGAAAGTTTCGATTTCAACCCGAACCAGAAGTAAATGcctgcaaaaaaaaaatataataataataagttaacaaattttataaaagaaaaaaaaatactcgattctcataagcccttatcgaactcaaaattaaaatttatttattagatacaaaattaaaaactatataCCAATTCAACATATTTTCAAGTCGTGTGAATTGAACTTAAATAACAAATTGACCTTATTCaactaattattttaattttagttatgaATTTTCAAAAGTGTACTAGTTTAGGCTCTTTTCTATCAtggtttttatttatattccttttcaaaaataaaaaaaaaattacaaataaaaaaatacttttaaatataataaaataaattaaaatatttatgacataTTACAAAATATTAGATTTCATTGACGATAGACATCAATGGATTTCTATTATTAGCAATCAATAGTACTGATAGGAGAAACACATTATTGATTAGGGAAGATAATCGTACCGAAAAGATATTGCAATGGCCGGGATCTGCGACGTGTGCAGCAAGATTCTCAAGGGGCCCTTGGCCAGTATAAATAGCTTGAAACCACAGTCCAACGAAGGCCAACATAGCCAACCTCCCATTCTTAATCTCTTTAGTCCTGAGCACCATCACCGGCTCCGGCGACCCCCTCCCCCACATCATAGGGTCAAACCAGAACCCCCCCGGGTAGCCCACATCTGcctttactttctttttgtgGGGCAGCTTCAAGTCAACGTCCACACTTCCCGGGTTGACCAAGTCGGCCCATCGCCTCCCCTCCACCCACCCCATCAACGCCAATTGCGCCACCAGCAATGTCGTCGGATCTGCAAAATATTCTCGAGATCCGGCGTCGTACCATGAGAAATTTTGTATGAGTCCTAAGCTCTCGAACCATTCCGGTAGAAGGATTCCGGCTACGGCTAGCATTGCCCATCTTGCGTGCATTAGTTCCGCTTGAGCGAACCATTTTAGTGTCTCTGGGTCCGAACCTGACACCCACATTTTCAATTATCACTTTGATGTTTGTATTGAGTTTGACAAAAAATGAGTTTGATTGACGATTCCAATTCTATTTGTAAAAATTGATTTTCAAAAGGATAAAAACACTATAAAATACAAGTTATAAACTCAAGCTATTGTTTGATATACTATAGACTGTGGTTTGCTTAAGCCCATTAAATAGTCACTATAAATCTATTTGAGAGTCCGTAATGAAACATTCATTATGAGTTTAGTTTGGATTGAAAGTTttcaattta
The sequence above is drawn from the Cucumis melo cultivar AY chromosome 2, USDA_Cmelo_AY_1.0, whole genome shotgun sequence genome and encodes:
- the LOC103492383 gene encoding uncharacterized protein LOC103492383, whose translation is MYRTAAKRLIGGLTPGRNGIHHRLRLPSPSTFPDHCSFSTATNSHEFPNSQIPNQHHIRQETPTSTDSASSSSSSWSTSTSGEETRSHENRRPRVEYQEEQARILQAALSHVVKLGWTEAAMIAGARDIGMSPSIVGSFARKEAELVEFFMDDCLQQLIDLIEADEGLKNLILRERVYKLVRARLEMQTPFISKWAQALSIQAQPANLATSFKQRAMLVDEIWHAAGGDTSDIDWYVKRTILGGIYSTTEIYMLTDSSPGFQDTWTFLDNRLKDAFDIKKTIQEAKYLAEAVGAGMGNSFQGFVGKLFQR
- the LOC103492384 gene encoding photosystem I chlorophyll a/b-binding protein 6, chloroplastic isoform X2; protein product: MALSISSTALSSFPIRESSHRANFPGNFPNHKLRRDYSDLKAAKSGVSSVCEPLPPDRPLWFPGSSPPEWLDGSLPGDFGFDPLGLGSDPETLKWFAQAELMHARWAMLAVAGILLPEWFESLGLIQNFSWYDAGSREYFADPTTLLVAQLALMGWVEGRRWADLVNPGSVDVDLKLPHKKKVKADVGYPGGFWFDPMMWGRGSPEPVMVLRTKEIKNGRLAMLAFVGLWFQAIYTGQGPLENLAAHVADPGHCNIFSAFTSGSG
- the LOC103492384 gene encoding photosystem I chlorophyll a/b-binding protein 6, chloroplastic isoform X1 encodes the protein MALSISSTALSSFPIRESSHRANFPGNFPNHKLRRDYSDLKAAKSGVSSVCEPLPPDRPLWFPGSSPPEWLDGSLPGDFGFDPLGLGSDPETLKWFAQAELMHARWAMLAVAGILLPEWFESLGLIQNFSWYDAGSREYFADPTTLLVAQLALMGWVEGRRWADLVNPGSVDVDLKLPHKKKVKADVGYPGGFWFDPMMWGRGSPEPVMVLRTKEIKNGRLAMLAFVGLWFQAIYTGQGPLENLAAHVADPGHCNIFSVRLSSLINNVFLLSVLLIANNRNPLMSIVNEI